Genomic window (Paraglaciecola psychrophila 170):
ATTTGTTTAGTAAAATTCACTTAAACATAATCCTTAAGAACTAAAAAACAGGGGCTACTGGCTTATCACTTCTGCGAGTTATATAACAAATCGTTTCTAAATTAGATAAGTTGACAAAGCTTCGCTCACTGCCAATAGGCGTAGTAAAATTATCTCCCTCAACCAGCTTAATTATCTCTTCATCAATAGTAATGAGGAGTGAACCCTGATGAACAAAGATGACTTCCTCCTCAGCTCGATGATGTGTTGGGATCGTTGCACCGGCTTTAAACTTTAAAGCACGAACTACAAAGCCGTGTTTCCATCCTAATCTGGATGCAGTGATGCCTTCTTCAGTTGAATCCCCGCCAACAAGAGATACCTCGGACACACCTGTAAATTGAGATAACGCAGTATTATTTTGCCAATTAAAATCTTCGGTTCGAATGACGTATTGGTTTAATGCATCACTATCAACGAACCTATGTTCAGCAATTTGCTGGGCAGAAGTGACTAACATAGGTTTCTTACCATTAGGCATGCTTTCACCTAAAGTGGAGTCAATCAGTGACCCATCGTCTAAAAGGATCAGTCCGAAGTCTTTCGCCATATCAAACACTTTAGGTGCCCACAACACCCGTCCGGGATCATCTCCACCTAACACGGCATGTAAATAACCTAAACCTTTATGCGCGCCGTTAGGTAGTCCTTTGGTACATTCAAATCCTCTAAAAACATCGACTGGAAGGGAGATAATATCACCAGCATTTAGAGACACTCTGCCATCATTAGCATCAACACCGGTAATAAAGTCCCACTTACCATTGTGCACAACAAACACTTCTTCGGTTAAATGACTGTGTTGTGAGTTAAGGCAATTAGCAGGCTGCCGTGCACCTCCAATATTAAAGCCATGGGGTATTTTGATATGTACATGTTGATCTGGGTTTTCTGCTACACCAGGGCCAATAATGGTAAAATTTTCTTTTTTGTCAGAACCCGGACTGCGAGTGTCAATGAACGCGTTAGTACAGGGTTTTAAATCTTTGTACCGAACAGCTCTTTTTTGAATAGACATTATGTTCTCCATAGATTTATTGATTAGCGAGCGGTCCAGCCGCCATCTACTTTAATACAGGTGCCAGTAATCATTGCCGCTAGATCGCTGAGCAAAAAAATACAAGCGTTAGCAACATCATCAGGGGTTGCCAATTGGTTCATTGGGATCATCTCTAACACAAATTTCTTAAAATCTGGATCTTCGAGCATAGGCGCTGTCAGTGCTGTTGACACAAATGTAGGAGCAACTGAATTAACTCTAATATTGCTTGGCGCTAGCTCTACTCCCATTGCTTTAGTTAACCCCTCCACAGCATGTTTGGTCATGCAGTACAGCGTTCTTCTTGGAGAACCAACAAAGCCCATTTGAGATGACATATTAACAATTGCCCCACCGGACTGTTGCATCACCGATACTGCGGCTCTAGAAGTGCGGTATAAGCTCTTAATATTAATATCGATCATAACGTCTAAGTCTTCTGGGAGCTGTTCGAGCAAATTAGCCACTCGATTGATCCCCACATTATTGATCAGCCCATCAAGTTTATTAAGTTGTAACAACCTAGCGATAAAAGCTTCTGAAGCAACATCTTCTACCCAGATTTCAATATTAGCTGGACTTGTCATTTGTAAACTTTCTAGATCCTCTGTTGTTCTCGCCACCGCAATAACATTTGCACCTAATTGTGCAGCAAGTTTCGCGCAAGCTCGGCCAATACCTTTGCCTGCTCCTGTGATCAGCAATGTTTTTCCAGTGAATAAGTCGGTATTGAAACCAATCATATGCGCCCTTAAATTTTATTTTGCATTCGAAGTCATTATTAAGTAAGATTTTTCAATTGGCAAGAATTATTCGTAACACAGCATAATCAAATATAAATTTTTGGAGTGATATTATGATCAAGTATCTTAAAAAAGGGCCCACACAGCAGGAAAAGTCTGAATCTAATAAAAAGGTGCAAAGCATTGTTGAGGATATTATTAGTGCGATTGAAATAAATGGCGACGAAGCGGTGAGAAAATACTCTGAAACCTTCGATAAATGGACTCCGAAGTCATTTAGGTTATCAAAAGAAGATATTGCAGCTTGTTACGATGAACTAAGCGAACAAGTCGTTTCTGATATTCGCTGGGCTCAAGCACAAGTGAGAAATTTTGCACAGATTCAACGAGACTCAATGAAAGATGTTGAAGTCGAAACATTACCGGGTGTCACATTAGGTCACAAACATATTCCAATGGAATCCGTAGGTTGTTACGTTCCAGGAGGTAAGTATCCCCTTGTAGCTTCTGCACACATGAGTGTGGTGACTGCTAAAGTAGCAGGTGTAAAGCGTGTTATTGCTTGTGCGCCGCCATTTGATGGAAAACCGTCGCCGGCGATTGTAGTGGCTATGGATATGGCTGGCGCAGATGAAATTTATTGTTTTGGAGGAGTACAAGCTGTCGCAGCAATGGCTATCGGTACTGAGACGATAGCGCCAGTTGACATGATTGTTGGTCCGGGCAATGCTTTTGTTGCTGAAGCTAAACGCCAATTATTTGGTCGAGTAGGTATCGATTTATTCGCCGGACCTACTGAAACCTTAGTCATTGCCGATGAAAGCGTAGATGCTGAACTCTGTGCGGCTGACTTATTAGGCCAAGCAGAGCATGGTCCAACGTCACCGGCGGTATTATTGACAAACAGTGAAAAACTGGCGAAAGAAACAATAGTAGAGGTAGAACGTCAATTGAAGGTTCTATCGACAGGCGAAGTGGCTGGTCAAGCATGGCGTGATTTTGGCGAAGTAATAGTATGTGATACACATGAAGAGATGCTGCAGGTAGCCAATGACTTAGCTTTCGAGCATGTACAAGTTATGACAGAAAATACTAAGTTTTATAAAGACAATATGCAAAACTTCGGGGCCTTATTTTTAGGACCCGAAACCAACGTTTCTTATGGTGATAAATGTATCGGAACCAATCATACACTACCAACTAAAAAGGCTGCACGTTATACTGGTGGATTATGGGTCGGTAAGTTTATAAAAACCTGTACTTTTCAACACATTACAGAAGAAGCATCTGTTTTAGTTGGTAATTACTGCTCCCGTCTTTGTGCAGTAGAGGGCTTTGCTGGGCATAAAGAACAAGCCGACATTCGCTTGAGACGATACGAGAAAAAATAAATTGAATAGCAAAAAGCGCGTCACATCCTACGATGTTGCAAAGGCAGCAGGCGTTTCTCAGTCTGCTGTATCCAGAGTGTACGTTGAGGGTAGAAGTGTCTCCAAAAAAACTAAGGCAATGGTATTAGCTACAGCGAAAGAGTTAGGATACAAGCCTAATGCTATCGCGCGTATGTTGATCACTAAACGCTCTGGAATGGTGGCGGTTATTTTGTCTTCAAGAGCAAATTTAATCTATCCAGAAGTTCTATCTTTGTTGAATAAGCGCCTTTCAGAAAAAAATGAGCGTGTTTTGTTATTCAATCTAGATGATGCTGCAGGATTGGATGATATTTTAGAACAAATTTGGACCTTTCAGGTTGACGGTGTTATTGCATTAGCCGCTCACTTCGATAACGAAAGTATCGAAAATTTTAAAGTGCACAACATCCCTGTTGTTTTGTACAACCGCAGAGTTTCTGGTCATTCTGCCAGTTCAGTTTGTTGCAATCATGAGCAGGGTATAAGACAGCTTGTCAATATACTCGATGACTTTGGCCATAAAAGGTTTTTAGTTCTAGCCGGACCAAGTGAATCTGATGTGGCCCAAGAAAGGTTAGAGTGTGCTATCAAAAGCCTGTCCTTGAAGGGACATAACGACGTGCCAATAAAATATGGTGACTTTAGTTATGACTCTGGTCGATTAACATTTGCAGAAGCAATGCACAGCAATAATGTGCCTACGGCTGTTATATGTAGCAACGACACCATGGCAATTGGTGTCATCGACGAGGCAAGAAAAAACTTTGGCCTAAGGATCCCTGAAGACCTATCCGTGGTCGGATTTGATGGTGTAAACGCTGTTTTTTGGCATAGCTACCAACTAACCACTATAAAACAACCTCTCGAGCAAATGACAAAAGCGGCGGTCGATATTTTACTAGAACAAATCGAATCACCTGAAAATCCGGCACAACTGCGGTTGTGGTCAGGAGCTTTTATCGAGGGCAATACTGTAGGACCTGTTAGGAATGAACAATAAACCACTACTTGTATTTATTCCCGGAACATTGTGCACCAGCCAGGTGTTCCAGCCAATTGTAGAAAACCTTACATACGATGCTGTACTCATCGATTATAAGTATCACGATAGTTTGCAAGCAATGAGCGAAGAAGTACTTCGCTTGGTAGGCGATAAACCTTTTATTCCAGTCGGATTTTCGATGGGTGGCATGGTGGCATTTGAGCTAATCCGTCGCGTAAATAAACAAATTAGTGGGCTAATTTTACTCAACAGTAATGCCCATGCTGATTTACCTGGCAGGCAAAAAGGTCGTGTCCGACACTTAGCGTTAGCTAAAAAAACCAGTCTAACCAATCTAATCCAAGATGTGTATCTACCTGTTTACTTCGAAAATAACGAGAGTGCAGAAAGCCAAATAGTACTACAAATGGCTGAAAACTTAGGTATAGACGTATTTGAGGCACAACTAAAGGTACTCGCACAACGACCCGCTTCGTTGGATGTACTAGAAGAGTTTGCTAAGCCTACACTTATTATCGGTGCAGAAAATGACTTACCATGCCCACCTGAACACCAGTTACTGATGGCAGATACGGCGGTTAACTCAGAGTGTCATATACTTCCACAGAGTGGACATTTTGCTGTGCTTGAGCAACCTCAAAAAATAGCCAAGCTTATTAATCGATGGGTAGAGAAGTATCATGAATAATTTTAAACAGCGGTTATCAGACAAACAACCATTACTGGGCACATTTATCAAAACCCCACACCATCATAATACTGAGGTGATGTCGACATTAGGCTTTGATACATTATGCCTTGATGCTGAGCATGCACCATTTGACAGAGGCGATCTCGACCGATGTATTTTAGCGGCTAAAGCTCATCAGCAACATGTTGTTGTTAGAATTGCGAATGATTCACACGACAGCATTTTAAACATATTAGATCTAGGCGCAGATGGCGTGGTAGTCCCCCATGTTAAAAGTGCATCTCAGTTAGAACGAGTGATAAAAAGTTGCTACTTTGGACACAATGGACGCGGTTATGCAGGCTCTACTCGTATGGCTGGATACACGACTCGCAACATTCTCCAAAACATTGAACATAACCGCTCAAACACTACCATTATTGCGCAAATAGAAGACTTAGATGCGTTGCATGAACTATCAGACATTTGCCAAGTAGATGGTCTCGATTGTTTATTTATTGGCAGAATGGATTTAACCGTTGCACTAGGCGAAACTGATCCTAGTGCAGGGATTGTTATCAAAACCATTCAACAAATTATCGACGTCGCTCAGCAATACAATGTCAGTGTTGGAATGTTTGTTGCCAACTTAGATGAGTTACCCACATGGATTGAGAAACACGTTTCTTTGTTTCTTTTAGGCTCAGATCACAGCTTTATGCTGACTGGGGCAAAAGCGTTGCAAACACGTTTCGAAAAGGCTAAAGACGCGAATAGTAATGCGGCCATTTAAACTTTGCTTGTACTTAGTTTTACTTGGACTTTTGACTATAAGTAGTTGCAAAAATATTACGCTGATTACCAAAAAATCAGCTGTTGACTGGTCAACACCTGACATACCTAATCTCAATATTTTATCCATCGATAATTTACGACTCAGAAACTACGGTAGTGAATTTGTTTGGTTAGAAGAATGGCAACGCAAAAATACATCATATCGCAGTGTTATCGCCGCTTACATGAGCGATGGATTGCGTGTTTATGCCCGTATCGACATTCCTAATAAGCCGCCACCTGAGCAAGGTTATCCGGTTGTTCTGTTCAGTCATGGTTGGGTAGGTTTAGATAACGCCAAGGATTTTGACTTTTTTGTAGATTCAGAAAGTAGTCAAGGGCAATATTTACATGCATTGGCTGAAGATGGATTTGTGGTGATTACTCCTGGATGGCGTGGTCATGGCACAATTAATGGAATAAACGCTGATGGTATTGAGTTTATGCAGCGTTGGGATAACGCCACCTATATCAGCCCCATTTTTTATGCTATCGATATGCTTAATGCACTCGAAAGCATCCAATCCCTGACAACTTCAAAATGGGGTCATGGCTCAATCAACATAGATCTAGACAAGGTCTCTTTATCAGGTCACTCACAAGGTGGTGACTCTGCTTTACTTGTCTTAGCCATTGCGGGTGAATCATCCATGGTAAAACAACCTATTAGCGGCGCATCAATTTTTTCTGGATGTTTTTTACCACGTTTAAAACAGGGAGAATTATATAGTTCAATGTCTATGTCTCCACAAGCCTTTTTGGCAGGAGATGGTAGTTGGACATCGAGTGCATCGAGTTACGATGGACAGGTCAATCCTGACTTTCAGTTTGGTTTTCCTGCAGATTGGATAGGCACGCCCAATCCCCCTGATTGGACATGGCAAAATAAAATGTGGTCGACATCAACGGTAAAACAGGCGTTTGAGAAGAAGTATGATGAGATGTACAACACCTTACAAAAAAACCATTTAACTGCAGATCTCTATACTTTAGAAACAAATAATATGGGTCGTACTGTTATTCAACATCCAAATCATATTCAAGCAGCATATGCAGCAACATCACCAATTTATTATCCTCAATATCTTCAGGAACCACTGGCATTACATCATTCGGATCGTGACTACTACTCCCCATCTAAATGGAACCAAGAGCTGGTTCAAACAATATTAAAGTCTGGCGGAAGCGCGGTTAACTTTGAGTACCCAGGTAATACCCATTCGTTAACTATTAGCCAACATAAATGGTTCTCGGAAAATTATAACCAAACAGGACTGAACCGAATGATCACCCATGATATCAACTGGTTTAAAAACTCTAAAAAGTAGTCTTTATTTATATTTATTGAGGGCTTGCTGAAGAGGTTTTAGTGCATCGCCATATTTTTGCCAATTATTGATACTCGTTTTATATATGGGTTGTCTGACTTGTTCAGCGCTTGGTGTCATCACTATGCGTTGTGTTTGATAAAAACGCTCTGTTGCTTGTTCATAATCAAGACCTAAGAACTCGAGTAATCGAGCTGTTTCCTTTGGTTGATTATCCACGACCGCCTCATATTTGATAGTGATGATATCTTCGCTATGGAAACCTGCCCAAAATACCATTAAACGTTCGTGTTCCCGATAATAATGTCCAAGAGCGTTTAATTCATGTGCGTAGCCTTGACTATCATCAAAGGGTAATTTAAAAATAGATAGGCAATTATCTATTGAATCACGTTGACAATATACAAATTTAGCATCAGGTAAAATAGCTTTTATAAATCCCACAAAATTATAGTTGAGCGGGTTTTTATCAGTAAAATAAGTGTGATCACCAAAGGTTTCAAGCATTCTTTGTTTATACTGACGACCCATTTCAGACAGTTGCGATTGACTCAGTTTATTTAAGCAATAGGGATAAGGCGTATTGCTAGTTTGTTCTGCCATCTTCACTAAATCATTAATATAACCTAGCTCACCTGAACCAAAAACTTGCGAATGAGATGCCAGTATTTGTTCTGTTAGACTAGTACCTGAACGAGGCATACCGATAATGAAGATAGGATGGACATGATCCATACAAACCTTTGCAGGTGATATAGGCATAATATCTTCCATTGCCACTCGATATTGTTCAGTGAGTTTGCTGTTGTATGGACATTTTTCTGCTTTTATTTGCTGTGCATAAGCGTAATTTTTAATCGCAAACGCATACTGCTTAGACTTGTCGTAATACACGGCTAATGCAAAGAATAAGGAAGTCTTAAATACACTTGGCGTTGCGCTATCAGCTAGCAATTCAGTGATTTTTTCGACTTCCTCAGTCTTTAATATTTGGTTTTTAAGCTTTGCTAATTGATAAAAAGAACTAGCATGATTAGGCGTATGTTTCAGTGCTATTCGAAAACTTGTGGCAGCTGAATCAAATTCGCCTAACTGTTCTTGTAATACTCCAAGATGATGGTGTGCCTCGCTGTTGTTTGGCTCATGCTTAATGACCTTTTGTAAACATGCTTTTGCTTTTCTATGGTGCCCGAGCTGCTTTAACGTAGTGGATAAATTAATGCAGGCGGGCATATAGTTATCTATCGCCATCGCTTTTTCAAAAGTTTTTTTTGCACTTTCGTAATCAACTTTTGCCAGTTGAATTTCACCTATTACATTTAAGTAGTAACTGTTGTTTGGTTCAAGATGATTAGCATGCTCAATCGCTCTTAGGGCAATCTCTAGGTTGCCCAATTCTTTTAAAGACTGTGCAAAATTAGATAAACACTCTGGATAATTAGCGTCGAGTTTGAGGGCTTTATCAAATACCAAAGTGGCTTGTTTATGCTGGTCTTGTGCTGCCAATATATTGCCCAAATTATTTAATATTTGGGGCTGCTGTGGGTTCAAGATTAAAGAAGAATTAAAGGCTTTCTGCGCTTTTTTGAATTGATGTAATTCTTTGTATGCCAGCCCTAGATTATTATATGTTTGCGCATCTTTATTGTTGATGGCAAGCGCTTTTTCTAGCACAAGTACAGCCTGATCAGCTTGTTGTATTTGAATAAATACTACGCCTAGTAGGTTCAAGCCATGTTCATTTAAAGGGTCTACTTTTAAGATATCTTCAAAGACATTTTGAGCATCAAGCAAGCGCTCATTTTTTAGTAACTGAAAACCTTTCTGTAATTGGTGAGCTACTTGTTGGTTCACAGCATTCCTC
Coding sequences:
- a CDS encoding tetratricopeptide repeat-containing sulfotransferase family protein is translated as MNQQVAHQLQKGFQLLKNERLLDAQNVFEDILKVDPLNEHGLNLLGVVFIQIQQADQAVLVLEKALAINNKDAQTYNNLGLAYKELHQFKKAQKAFNSSLILNPQQPQILNNLGNILAAQDQHKQATLVFDKALKLDANYPECLSNFAQSLKELGNLEIALRAIEHANHLEPNNSYYLNVIGEIQLAKVDYESAKKTFEKAMAIDNYMPACINLSTTLKQLGHHRKAKACLQKVIKHEPNNSEAHHHLGVLQEQLGEFDSAATSFRIALKHTPNHASSFYQLAKLKNQILKTEEVEKITELLADSATPSVFKTSLFFALAVYYDKSKQYAFAIKNYAYAQQIKAEKCPYNSKLTEQYRVAMEDIMPISPAKVCMDHVHPIFIIGMPRSGTSLTEQILASHSQVFGSGELGYINDLVKMAEQTSNTPYPYCLNKLSQSQLSEMGRQYKQRMLETFGDHTYFTDKNPLNYNFVGFIKAILPDAKFVYCQRDSIDNCLSIFKLPFDDSQGYAHELNALGHYYREHERLMVFWAGFHSEDIITIKYEAVVDNQPKETARLLEFLGLDYEQATERFYQTQRIVMTPSAEQVRQPIYKTSINNWQKYGDALKPLQQALNKYK
- a CDS encoding HpcH/HpaI aldolase family protein; amino-acid sequence: MNNFKQRLSDKQPLLGTFIKTPHHHNTEVMSTLGFDTLCLDAEHAPFDRGDLDRCILAAKAHQQHVVVRIANDSHDSILNILDLGADGVVVPHVKSASQLERVIKSCYFGHNGRGYAGSTRMAGYTTRNILQNIEHNRSNTTIIAQIEDLDALHELSDICQVDGLDCLFIGRMDLTVALGETDPSAGIVIKTIQQIIDVAQQYNVSVGMFVANLDELPTWIEKHVSLFLLGSDHSFMLTGAKALQTRFEKAKDANSNAAI
- a CDS encoding SDR family NAD(P)-dependent oxidoreductase; this encodes MIGFNTDLFTGKTLLITGAGKGIGRACAKLAAQLGANVIAVARTTEDLESLQMTSPANIEIWVEDVASEAFIARLLQLNKLDGLINNVGINRVANLLEQLPEDLDVMIDINIKSLYRTSRAAVSVMQQSGGAIVNMSSQMGFVGSPRRTLYCMTKHAVEGLTKAMGVELAPSNIRVNSVAPTFVSTALTAPMLEDPDFKKFVLEMIPMNQLATPDDVANACIFLLSDLAAMITGTCIKVDGGWTAR
- the hisD gene encoding histidinol dehydrogenase: MIKYLKKGPTQQEKSESNKKVQSIVEDIISAIEINGDEAVRKYSETFDKWTPKSFRLSKEDIAACYDELSEQVVSDIRWAQAQVRNFAQIQRDSMKDVEVETLPGVTLGHKHIPMESVGCYVPGGKYPLVASAHMSVVTAKVAGVKRVIACAPPFDGKPSPAIVVAMDMAGADEIYCFGGVQAVAAMAIGTETIAPVDMIVGPGNAFVAEAKRQLFGRVGIDLFAGPTETLVIADESVDAELCAADLLGQAEHGPTSPAVLLTNSEKLAKETIVEVERQLKVLSTGEVAGQAWRDFGEVIVCDTHEEMLQVANDLAFEHVQVMTENTKFYKDNMQNFGALFLGPETNVSYGDKCIGTNHTLPTKKAARYTGGLWVGKFIKTCTFQHITEEASVLVGNYCSRLCAVEGFAGHKEQADIRLRRYEKK
- a CDS encoding alpha/beta hydrolase family protein — protein: MRPFKLCLYLVLLGLLTISSCKNITLITKKSAVDWSTPDIPNLNILSIDNLRLRNYGSEFVWLEEWQRKNTSYRSVIAAYMSDGLRVYARIDIPNKPPPEQGYPVVLFSHGWVGLDNAKDFDFFVDSESSQGQYLHALAEDGFVVITPGWRGHGTINGINADGIEFMQRWDNATYISPIFYAIDMLNALESIQSLTTSKWGHGSINIDLDKVSLSGHSQGGDSALLVLAIAGESSMVKQPISGASIFSGCFLPRLKQGELYSSMSMSPQAFLAGDGSWTSSASSYDGQVNPDFQFGFPADWIGTPNPPDWTWQNKMWSTSTVKQAFEKKYDEMYNTLQKNHLTADLYTLETNNMGRTVIQHPNHIQAAYAATSPIYYPQYLQEPLALHHSDRDYYSPSKWNQELVQTILKSGGSAVNFEYPGNTHSLTISQHKWFSENYNQTGLNRMITHDINWFKNSKK
- a CDS encoding alpha/beta fold hydrolase — translated: MNNKPLLVFIPGTLCTSQVFQPIVENLTYDAVLIDYKYHDSLQAMSEEVLRLVGDKPFIPVGFSMGGMVAFELIRRVNKQISGLILLNSNAHADLPGRQKGRVRHLALAKKTSLTNLIQDVYLPVYFENNESAESQIVLQMAENLGIDVFEAQLKVLAQRPASLDVLEEFAKPTLIIGAENDLPCPPEHQLLMADTAVNSECHILPQSGHFAVLEQPQKIAKLINRWVEKYHE
- a CDS encoding cupin domain-containing protein is translated as MSIQKRAVRYKDLKPCTNAFIDTRSPGSDKKENFTIIGPGVAENPDQHVHIKIPHGFNIGGARQPANCLNSQHSHLTEEVFVVHNGKWDFITGVDANDGRVSLNAGDIISLPVDVFRGFECTKGLPNGAHKGLGYLHAVLGGDDPGRVLWAPKVFDMAKDFGLILLDDGSLIDSTLGESMPNGKKPMLVTSAQQIAEHRFVDSDALNQYVIRTEDFNWQNNTALSQFTGVSEVSLVGGDSTEEGITASRLGWKHGFVVRALKFKAGATIPTHHRAEEEVIFVHQGSLLITIDEEIIKLVEGDNFTTPIGSERSFVNLSNLETICYITRRSDKPVAPVF
- a CDS encoding LacI family DNA-binding transcriptional regulator, yielding MNSKKRVTSYDVAKAAGVSQSAVSRVYVEGRSVSKKTKAMVLATAKELGYKPNAIARMLITKRSGMVAVILSSRANLIYPEVLSLLNKRLSEKNERVLLFNLDDAAGLDDILEQIWTFQVDGVIALAAHFDNESIENFKVHNIPVVLYNRRVSGHSASSVCCNHEQGIRQLVNILDDFGHKRFLVLAGPSESDVAQERLECAIKSLSLKGHNDVPIKYGDFSYDSGRLTFAEAMHSNNVPTAVICSNDTMAIGVIDEARKNFGLRIPEDLSVVGFDGVNAVFWHSYQLTTIKQPLEQMTKAAVDILLEQIESPENPAQLRLWSGAFIEGNTVGPVRNEQ